From the Lysinibacillus fusiformis genome, the window TCGATGCAGATACGCAGATGAACGAGCATGTGCTGTCAAAGGCAAAGGAGAACTTAATCACAGGAAAATATATTGGCGGTGGCGTTACAGGGAAGTTTGAAAGAATGTCCTTAGGAATTTTTGTTTCAGCTTTATTATTGATTGGGCCACTCTTCTTTAAATATGGCGCAATTTCTGTGGGAATCTTTTGGTGCTACAAAAAGGATTTTCAAGCGATTAAGGGATTTAATGAAAATATGCTGATGGCAGAAGATGCCGATTTCGCTAGACGACTAAAAGATTTTGGAAAAAAGAACGGGAAAAAATACGGAACAATTCAAAATGGAATGATCACTTCAAGCAGAAAATTTGATAAGCATGGCGACTGGGTTTTACTTAAACGCCCTAAAATGATCCTAGCTTATCTTAAAGGTACAGATCAGAAATATGCGGATGAAGCCTATTATGAAAATCAAGATAGATAAAAAGAAACTGTGACGTTATTCGAACAAGGATTAACGTTTTTTTATTACGATGCAATCACACTAGCTAGATTAAAGAAAAGAATTGAATAATTTTTTATAATAAATTATTCTTTATTCATCAATATTGATCAATCATTTTAGCGAAAGGAATGGATTGATATAGTTGATGTCAATGTGTCAATCCCAAACAGTCAGAATGATGAATAGCTTTGAAGATTTAATAAAAAAAGAGTATTCCAATATAGCAGGCATTGCTATTAGAAAAGATAATCATCTAATTTACGAAAAATATTTTGATGGGTACACCCAAGATGATGCTTTGCATATAGCATCTGTCACTAAAAGTATCATAGCCATTCTTATTGGTATGGCAATCGATAAAGGATATATGAAAAATATAGAACAGCATGTATTAGATTTTTTTCCGAATTACACAGTGAAGCGTGGCGAAAAAACCATTCAAAATATCACTATAGCCAATTTATTGTCAATGACTGCACCTTATAAATACAAATCAGAGCCATATACGAAAGTATATACAAGTGATGACTGGGTAAAAGCTGCATTGGATTTGTTAGGGGGCAAAGGTAGTATTGGGGAATTTAACTATTCTACCGTTGGCACACATATTTTATCAGGTGTTCTTACAAATGCCACTGGTCAATCTGTTCTTGATTTCGCTACAGAGAGTCTGTTTAAACCTCTTGCAATCAAAGCTCCCACTAATACAACTATACAAAATAAAGAAGACTATTTCGCTTTTCTGAAGGATAAATATGTCACTGGCTGGATAGTAGATCCTAAGGAAGTAAATACCGCTGGTTGGGGACTTACGTTAACGACCCGGGATATGGCCAAAATAGGTCAGCTCTATTTAAATGGGGGTGTATGGAACGGTCGCCAAATTCTTTCTTCTCAATGGATAGAGAACAGCACAAAAGTACAAAGTCGATCAGGAGAGCTGTCCTATGGTTATTTGTGGTGGATACTTGATGATTGCTATGCAGCTTTGGGAGATGGTGGAAATGTAACTTTCATAAATCCTCAAAAGAAGATGGTCATTTCGATTGCTTCGCGCTTTATGCCACGTGCCAAGAATCGTGTTGAATTGATTAGAAAACATATGATGCCATTGTTTGAATAATAGCTAGGGATAATAAAAACTCCATTTTGATCAGCATCAATCAAAATGGAGTTTTTATATTGAATGAAGGGTATTAATGAATCAATTTTGCAAATCATCTTTAATGGGCATAAAAGCATCTCCTTTATTGACTACAAAAATAACACAAGTGAAAAATTACAAGCCATCCAAAACAGTTTTGGGGTTCT encodes:
- a CDS encoding serine hydrolase domain-containing protein, giving the protein MSMCQSQTVRMMNSFEDLIKKEYSNIAGIAIRKDNHLIYEKYFDGYTQDDALHIASVTKSIIAILIGMAIDKGYMKNIEQHVLDFFPNYTVKRGEKTIQNITIANLLSMTAPYKYKSEPYTKVYTSDDWVKAALDLLGGKGSIGEFNYSTVGTHILSGVLTNATGQSVLDFATESLFKPLAIKAPTNTTIQNKEDYFAFLKDKYVTGWIVDPKEVNTAGWGLTLTTRDMAKIGQLYLNGGVWNGRQILSSQWIENSTKVQSRSGELSYGYLWWILDDCYAALGDGGNVTFINPQKKMVISIASRFMPRAKNRVELIRKHMMPLFE
- a CDS encoding glycosyltransferase is translated as MYEMENSLEVQKKEDIKISIVIPAHNEEKYIEKCLESILKASKSFENQVEIIVVLNRCTDRTEEIAKSYNCILLKNSDKNLSKIRNAGVDIARGEIIVTIDADTQMNEHVLSKAKENLITGKYIGGGVTGKFERMSLGIFVSALLLIGPLFFKYGAISVGIFWCYKKDFQAIKGFNENMLMAEDADFARRLKDFGKKNGKKYGTIQNGMITSSRKFDKHGDWVLLKRPKMILAYLKGTDQKYADEAYYENQDR